The following proteins come from a genomic window of Coregonus clupeaformis isolate EN_2021a chromosome 2, ASM2061545v1, whole genome shotgun sequence:
- the hprt1 gene encoding hypoxanthine-guanine phosphoribosyltransferase, giving the protein MASSSPCVVISDDEQGYDLDLFCIPKHYADDLDRVYIPHGLILDRTERLAREIMKDMGGHHIVALCVLKGGYKFFADLLDYIKALNRNSDRSIPMTVDFIRLKSYCNDQSTGEIKVIGGDDLSTLTGKNVLIVEDIIDTGKTMKTLLQLLKQYNPKMVKVASLLVKRTPRSVGYTPDFIGFEVPDKFVVGYALDYNEYFRDLNHICVISETGKEKYKA; this is encoded by the exons ATCAGCGATGACGAGCAGGGATATGACCTGGACCTCTTCTGCATTCCAAAGCACTACGCTGATGACCTGGACCGGGTATACATCCCACATGGACTCATCCTGGACAG GACAGAGAGGCTGGCCAGGGAGATTATGAAGGACATGGGGGGGCACCACATTGTAGCCCTCTGCGTGCTCAAGGGGGGTTACAAGTTCTTTGCAGACCTGTTGGACTACATCAAGGCCCTAAACCGTAACAGCGACCGCTCCATCCCTATGACAGTGGACTTCATTCGCCTCAAGAGCTACTGC AATGACCAATCTACAGGTGAAATCAAAGTCATTGGAGGGGATGACCTGTCTACACTGACAGGGAAG AATGTCCTGATTGTGGAG GACATTATTGACACAGGAAAGACCATGAAGACCTTGCTGCAACTTCTCAAACAGTACAACCCAAAAATGGTAAAAGTTGCAAG TTTGTTGGTGAAGAGGACACCAAGGAGTGTTGGCTACACACCAGACT TCATAGGATTTGAGGTTCCAGACAAATTTGTGGTGGGATACGCGCTAGACTACAACGAGTACTTTAGAGATTTAAAT CACATCTGTGTCATTAGTGAAACGGGGAAAGAGAAATACAAGGCGTGA